A window of the Parvularcula bermudensis HTCC2503 genome harbors these coding sequences:
- a CDS encoding AGE family epimerase/isomerase, producing the protein MGSTFFPVILSGGSGTRLWPISRSYSPKQLETLFGDASLLVHTARRLRAHPGAGPVNILCSSRYGQRIVDQLEADGLNWSTLIEEPMGRDTAAAAGIAASWARATHGDEAVVVLLPADHYVDDLNAFHDALTKAVEAAAHGRIALIGITPDGPNTGYGYIRREQDKLDGLTCYPIRAFVEKPDLTKARAYVESGDYLWNSGIYAMRADVFLEELVRYEPKIAQGVAAAFDGRTVTDRSGRQILRFSADQFSAIPKTSIDYAVAERTHKGAVARGHFPWSDIGNWQSLRELTADPETGNSLKGQVVLHNSRECLVYGHNKPIAVVGLEKVTVVDTEDALLVCADDSVQSVKDVHTILAEEANACALHRSGDLDGALIRHRAWASDWLMRQAFPRWASDGIDPRHGGSVETLDEAGRPATDAPTRCRVQARQIYAYAKALELGWSGAAPILEGLVSFYTTNCRGEQGGYIYATHPDGTPADETIDTYDQAFSLFAFAWAYKATGDLRFRKLGEEAFSFLEEHLDHPQGGYREGVDVGGPRRANPHMHLLEAGLAWADLHGEERGLRLANEMVGLYKERFRVDGVLREYFEDDLSPILSHDNDALTEIMPGHLYEWSWLLKEYERVTGTPAPSPAVPIAFAEQFGHVKTLGLVADAIGADGRQAEGATSRLWPQTEFIRWHLSFGSAPQKLAALAMLDRMKEAFLFEGEAKAGLWRDQLRADGTIIKNVSPASTFYHLVGCLTVPDLILSRPRS; encoded by the coding sequence GTGGGTTCCACTTTCTTTCCAGTCATCCTTTCCGGCGGTAGCGGGACCCGCTTATGGCCGATCTCCCGGAGCTACTCGCCGAAGCAGCTTGAAACGCTGTTCGGGGATGCCTCTCTGCTTGTCCACACGGCTCGCCGTCTGCGCGCCCATCCCGGCGCCGGGCCGGTCAATATTCTGTGCTCGTCGCGATATGGTCAACGGATCGTCGATCAGCTGGAGGCGGACGGCCTGAATTGGTCGACCTTGATCGAGGAGCCCATGGGCCGAGATACGGCGGCCGCCGCGGGGATCGCGGCCTCCTGGGCTCGGGCGACCCATGGCGATGAAGCAGTGGTGGTCCTTCTCCCGGCTGACCATTATGTCGACGATCTTAACGCCTTTCACGACGCGTTGACGAAGGCTGTCGAAGCCGCCGCTCACGGACGGATTGCGCTGATCGGTATTACGCCGGATGGTCCGAATACGGGCTATGGCTATATCCGGCGGGAGCAGGACAAGCTTGATGGCCTCACTTGCTATCCCATCCGCGCTTTCGTCGAAAAACCGGATCTGACAAAGGCCCGGGCCTATGTCGAGAGTGGCGACTATCTATGGAACTCTGGCATTTACGCCATGCGCGCGGATGTCTTTTTAGAGGAATTAGTGCGCTACGAGCCGAAAATTGCGCAAGGGGTCGCCGCCGCGTTTGACGGCCGCACGGTGACGGATCGTTCGGGACGCCAGATCTTGCGGTTTTCCGCTGACCAATTTTCCGCAATCCCAAAGACCAGCATCGACTATGCCGTTGCCGAGCGGACGCACAAAGGGGCGGTCGCGCGGGGCCATTTTCCCTGGAGCGATATCGGCAATTGGCAGAGCCTGAGGGAGCTGACCGCCGATCCTGAGACCGGAAACAGCCTGAAGGGGCAGGTGGTACTCCATAATTCGAGGGAATGCTTGGTCTACGGACATAACAAGCCCATCGCTGTCGTCGGACTTGAAAAGGTGACCGTGGTTGATACCGAAGATGCGTTGCTCGTCTGTGCCGATGACAGCGTGCAATCGGTCAAAGATGTGCACACGATCCTCGCTGAGGAGGCCAATGCCTGTGCCCTCCACCGGTCCGGCGATCTTGATGGGGCTCTTATTCGTCATCGGGCATGGGCATCTGATTGGCTGATGCGACAGGCTTTCCCGCGCTGGGCGAGCGATGGCATCGATCCCCGGCACGGGGGCAGTGTTGAAACCCTTGATGAGGCGGGACGGCCAGCCACAGACGCGCCCACCCGTTGCCGGGTCCAGGCGCGACAGATCTATGCCTATGCCAAAGCGTTGGAGCTTGGGTGGTCGGGGGCAGCGCCTATCTTAGAAGGTTTGGTCTCATTCTACACGACGAACTGTCGGGGCGAGCAAGGCGGGTATATCTATGCAACCCACCCGGATGGGACGCCAGCGGATGAAACGATCGACACTTACGATCAGGCGTTTTCGCTGTTTGCCTTCGCGTGGGCCTACAAGGCGACAGGCGACCTCCGTTTCCGCAAACTCGGCGAGGAGGCATTTTCATTTTTAGAAGAGCATCTCGACCATCCCCAAGGTGGATACCGAGAAGGGGTGGATGTGGGCGGACCGCGCCGGGCCAACCCCCATATGCACCTCCTCGAAGCGGGTTTGGCCTGGGCTGACCTCCACGGGGAGGAGCGGGGCCTTCGCCTGGCCAACGAGATGGTTGGGCTGTATAAAGAGCGTTTTCGGGTCGATGGCGTCCTCAGGGAATATTTCGAGGACGACCTGTCCCCGATTCTTTCCCACGATAACGACGCTTTGACAGAGATCATGCCTGGCCATCTCTATGAATGGTCGTGGCTATTGAAAGAGTATGAGCGAGTAACGGGCACCCCCGCCCCAAGTCCGGCTGTGCCGATCGCCTTTGCCGAACAATTCGGTCATGTGAAAACGCTCGGCCTCGTTGCCGATGCGATCGGGGCGGATGGTCGACAGGCCGAGGGGGCCACCAGCCGACTTTGGCCGCAGACGGAGTTCATCCGCTGGCACCTCTCATTCGGCTCAGCCCCGCAAAAGCTGGCAGCCCTCGCCATGCTTGATCGGATGAAAGAGGCTTTTCTTTTTGAGGGCGAAGCCAAAGCAGGCCTGTGGCGGGATCAGCTTCGTGCCGATGGGACGATCATCAAAAACGTCTCACCGGCGAGTACGTTCTATCACCTGGTGGGCTGTCTCACGGTTCCCGATCTCATACTGTCGCGCCCCAGAAGCTGA
- the galE gene encoding UDP-glucose 4-epimerase GalE encodes MKILVCGGAGYIGAHMCKALAAEGYEPVVFDNLSSGHRHAVKWGPLVVGDIRDRRALDDCFAAHRPAAVIQFAASIEVGEGEANPLKFWNNNVGGTVTLLEAMAGAGVTALVFSSTCATYGIPDRMPIGESEPQRPFSVYGETKLAVEKALAATAKISPLRYASLRYFNAAGASPDGEIGEEHNPETHLIPNALKAAAGIGSAMKLFGTDYDTPDGTCVRDYIHVMDLAAAHLAALRLLLDGADSFICNLGTGTGLTVREILSTVEAVTGRPVPVEESPRRPGDVPRLVADPSFAQEHLGFFPQYSDVGTVIRDAWNFHKTRWSLAP; translated from the coding sequence ATGAAAATTCTCGTATGCGGAGGCGCTGGCTATATCGGCGCCCATATGTGCAAGGCTTTGGCCGCTGAGGGCTATGAGCCTGTCGTCTTCGACAATCTCAGCAGCGGGCATCGTCACGCGGTGAAATGGGGCCCCCTGGTGGTGGGGGATATCCGCGACCGGCGCGCCCTTGATGACTGTTTCGCCGCGCATCGTCCCGCCGCCGTCATTCAATTCGCCGCGTCGATCGAGGTCGGCGAAGGTGAGGCCAATCCCCTTAAATTCTGGAACAACAATGTCGGCGGCACAGTGACCTTGCTTGAGGCGATGGCCGGGGCCGGGGTCACCGCCCTCGTCTTTTCGTCCACCTGCGCGACCTATGGGATCCCCGATCGGATGCCGATCGGTGAGAGCGAGCCGCAAAGGCCTTTCAGCGTGTACGGAGAAACCAAACTCGCCGTCGAGAAAGCCCTGGCCGCAACGGCCAAGATTTCCCCCCTTAGATACGCCTCACTCCGCTATTTCAACGCGGCGGGGGCGAGCCCGGACGGAGAGATTGGCGAGGAGCACAACCCCGAAACGCACCTCATCCCCAATGCCCTCAAGGCGGCGGCGGGAATCGGCTCGGCCATGAAACTTTTCGGGACGGATTACGATACACCCGATGGCACCTGCGTCCGCGATTACATCCATGTGATGGATCTGGCCGCGGCGCATTTGGCGGCGCTCCGCCTCCTGCTCGACGGGGCGGACTCCTTTATCTGCAATCTTGGGACAGGGACGGGCCTGACCGTTCGTGAAATCCTCTCCACTGTCGAGGCCGTCACAGGGCGGCCCGTGCCGGTAGAGGAATCACCGCGCCGCCCGGGGGATGTGCCCCGACTGGTGGCGGACCCCAGCTTTGCCCAAGAACATCTTGGCTTTTTCCCGCAATATTCCGATGTCGGCACGGTGATCCGGGACGCCTGGAATTTCCATAAGACACGGTGGTCCCTCGCCCCTTAA
- a CDS encoding Na+/H+ antiporter NhaC family protein — MEYLSVVPPLLAIFLAVVTRNVYIALLIALGLSETLMLFLAPERSALSALDAIAPAIAEIGDGSLLSVTAPFLGALGGASRTAAVFDSGYNTQVLLFCLLIGILIAFMRESGGVNALAHRLMANGVAGTRRRAEAIVAGTGSAVFIETNVSLLSSGVLGRPLYNAHGLSRERLAYMIDSTSAPISVLILLNGWGAYALGLVGGYGFDDPVEVVLGTIPLNLYPILTLIGVWLTVATGKAIGPMRRTAAIPPGADDNADVTEGGKAIFMWLPLLVMVGGALAFMAWTGNGDIRQGAGATSILWAILLAILTAGTLLIGAGSLKGRIEATAFKGLSEMVPLVSVLLLSIALGESLRALGTGDVIAALAAQTLPGFAVPALLFVAAGLTSFTTGTSWGTYGILVPIAMPLAAALGIPPSLALAAVLGGGVFGDHCSPISDTSVIASVAAGTSLYDHVRTQLPYALIAGALTIMLYLGIGAIA; from the coding sequence ATGGAATATCTCAGTGTCGTCCCGCCGCTGCTGGCGATCTTTCTCGCCGTCGTGACCCGCAATGTGTATATCGCCCTCCTCATCGCCCTTGGTCTGTCCGAAACCCTGATGCTGTTTCTCGCGCCTGAGCGCTCGGCCCTGTCAGCCCTCGACGCGATCGCTCCGGCCATCGCAGAGATCGGCGACGGCAGCCTCCTGTCGGTCACCGCGCCATTTCTGGGCGCCCTTGGCGGCGCCAGCCGAACCGCCGCCGTCTTTGACAGCGGCTACAATACCCAAGTTCTCTTATTCTGCTTACTGATCGGTATTCTCATCGCGTTCATGCGAGAATCGGGCGGCGTGAACGCCCTTGCCCATCGGCTGATGGCGAACGGTGTGGCGGGCACCCGCCGACGGGCCGAAGCGATCGTGGCCGGCACCGGATCGGCGGTGTTCATCGAGACCAATGTCAGCCTTCTCAGCTCCGGCGTATTGGGCCGCCCGCTCTACAATGCCCATGGCCTGTCCCGAGAACGGCTTGCTTATATGATCGATTCGACCTCGGCCCCGATCAGTGTGCTGATACTTCTCAATGGCTGGGGGGCCTACGCTTTGGGACTGGTGGGCGGCTATGGGTTTGACGATCCGGTTGAGGTCGTTTTGGGCACGATCCCGCTCAATCTCTACCCGATCCTGACCCTGATCGGCGTGTGGTTGACCGTGGCCACCGGCAAGGCCATCGGCCCGATGCGGCGGACCGCCGCCATCCCGCCCGGCGCCGATGACAATGCCGATGTGACCGAGGGCGGCAAGGCGATCTTTATGTGGCTCCCCCTGCTTGTCATGGTCGGTGGGGCCCTGGCCTTTATGGCCTGGACCGGAAATGGCGACATCCGTCAGGGGGCGGGGGCGACCTCGATCCTGTGGGCCATCCTCCTTGCCATCCTGACCGCCGGTACCCTGCTGATCGGCGCGGGCAGCCTGAAGGGCCGGATCGAGGCCACGGCGTTTAAGGGCCTTTCCGAAATGGTGCCGCTGGTGTCCGTCCTGTTGCTCTCGATCGCGCTAGGAGAGTCTTTGCGCGCCCTCGGCACCGGCGATGTCATCGCGGCGCTGGCGGCCCAGACCTTGCCCGGCTTTGCCGTCCCCGCTCTCCTGTTCGTGGCGGCGGGGCTGACCAGCTTCACGACGGGGACCAGCTGGGGGACCTACGGGATTTTGGTGCCCATCGCGATGCCTTTGGCAGCGGCCCTCGGCATCCCGCCGTCCCTGGCGCTGGCGGCGGTCTTGGGCGGGGGGGTCTTTGGCGACCATTGCTCGCCGATCTCCGACACATCGGTCATCGCGAGCGTTGCGGCCGGAACCTCCCTTTACGACCATGTCAGAACGCAATTGCCCTATGCCCTCATCGCCGGCGCCCTGACGATCATGCTCTATCTCGGCATTGGCGCCATCGCCTGA
- a CDS encoding glycosyltransferase family 87 protein, giving the protein MTRDQGAGHVAGSCALMPQPSALSGGRLGLILLLAAISFGVFRWVLYGQFAWAVVQGAYTPQGPLGGDFIVFWTMAKAAFTDRLGDLYTLEVMSLELDGRFLACDGDCRLPLLYPPTFALLMSPLKLLPYGVAFPVWSIGTGLFYFWSLIRAKGRTRALLFAVSSGAVLSAAITGQNGFLTGALLVLALTSPARTPLIAGIAAGVLTVKPQLGLLLPIAYIAAGHWRAVGIAAVTTGALIALSLLAFGLSPWAAFFGAVTDHWGALSGGDLDPRYVISPYGGALHLGLPSPLALGLQLGATVMAMAATAVIWRREAVPPALKAAIVLAAVPIASPHALYYELTLSLAGLVLAFGTGGAARLHWGEGLALTALWIASIFLPVPEGALIPLAAIIALGAFALVLRRVLLVPLCSAPVVAVD; this is encoded by the coding sequence ATGACGCGCGATCAGGGGGCAGGGCATGTCGCCGGCTCATGCGCATTGATGCCCCAGCCATCGGCGCTCAGCGGGGGTCGGCTAGGCCTCATCCTCCTCCTGGCGGCGATCAGTTTCGGCGTCTTCCGATGGGTCCTCTATGGCCAGTTCGCCTGGGCGGTGGTGCAGGGGGCCTACACCCCGCAAGGACCCCTGGGCGGTGATTTCATCGTCTTTTGGACCATGGCCAAGGCCGCCTTCACCGATCGCCTAGGGGATCTTTACACCCTTGAGGTGATGTCACTCGAACTCGATGGCCGGTTTCTGGCCTGCGATGGTGATTGTCGCCTCCCGCTTCTTTATCCGCCGACCTTTGCCCTCCTGATGAGCCCGCTGAAGCTTCTGCCCTATGGGGTGGCCTTTCCCGTCTGGTCGATCGGCACGGGCCTCTTTTATTTTTGGTCGTTGATCCGAGCGAAGGGGCGGACGCGCGCCCTTCTTTTTGCGGTGTCGAGCGGAGCGGTCCTCTCTGCGGCCATCACCGGGCAGAATGGATTTCTCACCGGCGCCCTTTTGGTCCTGGCCCTGACGAGCCCCGCCCGAACCCCCCTTATTGCGGGGATCGCCGCGGGGGTATTGACGGTGAAGCCGCAACTGGGACTGCTTCTCCCGATTGCGTATATCGCCGCTGGGCATTGGCGGGCGGTGGGGATAGCGGCTGTGACGACGGGGGCTCTCATTGCCCTGTCGCTACTAGCCTTCGGCCTGTCTCCTTGGGCGGCTTTCTTTGGGGCGGTGACCGACCATTGGGGGGCGTTGTCCGGCGGCGACCTCGATCCGCGATATGTGATCTCGCCCTATGGGGGCGCGCTTCACCTTGGGCTGCCGTCCCCCCTCGCGCTGGGGCTTCAACTAGGGGCGACGGTCATGGCAATGGCGGCAACGGCCGTTATTTGGCGGCGGGAAGCCGTGCCCCCGGCCCTCAAGGCGGCGATCGTCCTTGCCGCGGTACCAATCGCCAGTCCCCATGCGCTCTATTATGAGCTCACCCTCAGTCTCGCGGGGCTCGTCTTGGCCTTCGGCACCGGTGGCGCGGCGCGCCTTCATTGGGGGGAGGGGCTTGCCCTCACAGCGCTGTGGATCGCCAGTATCTTCCTGCCGGTGCCGGAGGGCGCGCTGATCCCCTTGGCCGCGATCATCGCCCTTGGGGCCTTTGCCCTCGTTCTGCGTCGCGTGCTCTTAGTGCCGCTGTGTTCCGCGCCTGTGGTGGCCGTGGACTGA
- a CDS encoding PrkA family serine protein kinase, which yields MSDTLDIFDAFSAGYERTKHEEMSLRDYLLAARDDPMLYASPAERMVKAIGEPEMIDTSKDPRLSRIFFNRTIKKYKAFEGFYGMEDTIERIVGYFRHAAQGLEEKRQVLYLLGPVGGGKSSLAERLKDLMEEFPIYVLKAGDQISPVFESPLGLFQTSDLKDLLEEKYGIEKRRLTGLMSPWAVKRLDEFGGDISKFSVVKLWPSKLRQLGISKTEPGDENNQDISALVGKVDIRKLEHYSQDDTDAYSYSGGLCMSNQGLLEFVEMFKAPIKVLHPLLTATQEGNYVGTEALGPIPFQGVILAHSNESEWQQFRNNRNNEAFLDRISVIKVPYCLRPTEETKIYAKLLASSELSEAPCAPETLPMLARFSVLTRLREHENSNLYSKMRVYDGEKLKDTDPKAKSHQEYKDVAGVDEGMDGISTRFAFKVLSETFNFDTEEVSADPVHLMYVLETAIKREQFPDEVEKSYLEFIKGELSPRYADFIGKEIQKAYLESYGEYGQNLFDRYIAYADAWIEDQDFKDPDTGQLLDRATLDQELSKIEKPAGIANPKDFRNEVVKFALRARAANEGRNPAWTSYEKLRSVIEKRMFTQVEDLLPVISFDSKKDSETEKKHSDFVERMTDRGYTPRQVRRLVEWYMRVNKAG from the coding sequence ATGAGCGATACGCTCGACATCTTCGACGCATTTTCTGCTGGCTATGAGCGGACAAAACACGAAGAAATGTCCCTCCGCGACTATCTCCTCGCGGCGCGAGACGATCCGATGTTGTACGCCTCCCCCGCCGAGCGGATGGTGAAAGCCATCGGCGAGCCGGAGATGATCGACACATCGAAGGATCCAAGGCTCTCGCGGATTTTCTTCAATCGGACGATCAAGAAATATAAAGCCTTCGAGGGCTTTTACGGCATGGAAGACACGATCGAACGGATCGTCGGGTATTTCCGCCACGCCGCGCAGGGCCTCGAGGAAAAACGCCAGGTGCTTTATCTTCTCGGGCCGGTCGGCGGCGGCAAGTCCTCCCTCGCTGAGCGTCTGAAAGATCTGATGGAAGAATTTCCGATCTATGTGCTCAAAGCGGGCGATCAGATCAGTCCGGTTTTCGAGAGCCCCCTCGGCCTTTTTCAGACCAGCGACCTCAAGGATCTGCTGGAGGAAAAATACGGCATCGAAAAGCGGCGTCTGACGGGACTGATGAGCCCATGGGCCGTGAAGCGTCTCGACGAGTTCGGCGGTGACATCTCGAAATTCTCAGTGGTCAAATTATGGCCATCGAAACTACGGCAATTGGGGATTAGCAAGACGGAGCCCGGTGACGAGAACAACCAGGACATCTCCGCCCTTGTGGGCAAGGTCGATATCCGAAAGCTCGAACATTACAGCCAGGACGATACCGACGCCTATTCCTATTCCGGTGGCCTGTGCATGTCGAACCAAGGGCTGCTTGAATTCGTCGAGATGTTCAAAGCCCCGATCAAGGTGCTCCACCCGCTGCTGACCGCGACCCAGGAGGGCAATTATGTCGGAACCGAAGCGTTGGGGCCGATCCCCTTTCAAGGGGTGATCCTTGCCCACTCTAACGAAAGCGAGTGGCAGCAATTCCGCAACAACCGGAATAACGAGGCCTTCCTTGACCGGATTTCCGTCATCAAGGTCCCCTATTGCTTGCGGCCCACCGAAGAGACCAAGATCTACGCAAAATTGCTCGCGAGCTCTGAGTTGTCCGAGGCCCCTTGCGCCCCGGAAACCTTGCCGATGCTGGCGCGGTTCTCGGTCCTGACGCGCCTGAGGGAGCATGAGAACAGTAACCTCTATTCCAAAATGCGGGTCTATGACGGCGAAAAGCTGAAGGACACCGATCCCAAAGCCAAAAGCCATCAGGAATATAAGGATGTTGCCGGAGTTGATGAGGGCATGGACGGGATCTCAACCCGCTTTGCGTTCAAAGTCCTCTCCGAGACCTTCAATTTTGATACGGAGGAAGTGTCCGCGGATCCGGTTCACCTCATGTATGTCCTCGAAACCGCGATCAAGCGCGAGCAATTCCCCGATGAGGTGGAGAAAAGCTATCTCGAGTTCATCAAGGGTGAGCTCTCGCCGCGCTATGCGGACTTTATCGGCAAGGAAATCCAGAAAGCCTATCTCGAAAGCTATGGCGAATACGGACAGAATTTGTTCGACCGTTATATCGCCTATGCCGATGCGTGGATTGAAGATCAGGATTTCAAGGACCCCGATACGGGCCAATTGCTTGACCGGGCAACCCTCGATCAGGAACTGTCAAAGATCGAGAAGCCGGCGGGGATAGCGAACCCCAAAGACTTCCGAAACGAGGTGGTGAAATTCGCCCTGCGCGCTCGGGCGGCCAATGAGGGACGCAATCCGGCTTGGACGTCCTACGAGAAGCTCCGCTCGGTCATCGAAAAGCGGATGTTCACCCAGGTCGAAGATCTTCTTCCCGTGATCTCCTTTGACTCAAAGAAAGACTCCGAGACCGAGAAAAAGCATAGCGACTTTGTCGAACGCATGACCGATCGCGGATATACGCCGCGGCAGGTTCGGCGACTGGTTGAGTGGTATATGCGCGTCAATAAAGCGGGATAG
- a CDS encoding NAD-dependent epimerase/dehydratase family protein translates to MRVLVTGAAGFIGSYTCHALLDRGWTVTGVDCLNAYYDPALKQDRLRFLEARDGFTFTKVDLSDAAAVANIGSAFDIVIHLAAQAGVRYSLENPLSYVDSNVRAHLNVLELVRHAETPPFLIYASSSSVYGDTTPAPFQETARADQPVSLYAATKRSCELLSESYTAVFDLAQVGLRFFTVYGPWGRPDMAYWSFAERMAKGEPIDVFNNGKLGRDFTWIDDVIDGIVRIAEGGPTPGEARGRHRVYNIGNSRPEPLMHFIEVLERAMGMTATKVMLPMQPGDVHQTAADTGHLAEDYGFAATTSIETGLPIFADWFNSWRSGKAVSTWRHW, encoded by the coding sequence ATGCGCGTTCTCGTGACCGGCGCCGCCGGCTTTATTGGGTCCTATACCTGCCATGCTTTGCTCGATCGGGGCTGGACCGTCACCGGCGTCGATTGCCTGAACGCCTATTACGATCCGGCCTTGAAGCAGGATCGCTTGCGGTTCCTTGAGGCACGGGACGGCTTTACCTTTACCAAGGTGGATCTGTCCGACGCGGCGGCGGTGGCCAATATCGGCAGCGCGTTCGACATTGTCATCCATCTCGCAGCCCAAGCCGGGGTGCGCTATTCCCTGGAAAACCCGCTTAGCTACGTCGACTCAAATGTGCGGGCCCATCTCAATGTCCTCGAACTGGTACGCCACGCCGAAACCCCGCCCTTCTTGATCTATGCATCGTCAAGCTCGGTCTATGGCGACACGACCCCAGCTCCGTTTCAAGAGACGGCGCGGGCTGACCAGCCGGTCTCTCTCTACGCCGCGACCAAGCGATCCTGTGAGCTGCTCAGCGAGAGTTATACGGCGGTGTTCGACCTCGCTCAGGTCGGATTACGGTTCTTTACCGTCTATGGCCCCTGGGGGCGGCCCGACATGGCCTATTGGTCCTTTGCCGAGCGCATGGCCAAGGGGGAGCCCATCGACGTTTTCAACAATGGCAAGCTTGGCCGTGATTTTACCTGGATCGACGATGTGATCGACGGGATCGTCCGAATTGCCGAGGGCGGTCCTACCCCCGGCGAGGCCCGCGGCCGGCACAGGGTATATAATATCGGGAACAGTCGGCCAGAACCGCTCATGCACTTCATCGAGGTGCTCGAGCGCGCCATGGGCATGACGGCCACAAAGGTGATGTTACCCATGCAGCCCGGCGATGTGCACCAGACGGCGGCCGATACCGGACACCTGGCCGAAGATTATGGCTTTGCGGCCACCACCTCGATCGAGACGGGACTGCCGATCTTCGCCGATTGGTTCAACTCCTGGCGCTCGGGCAAAGCGGTCTCGACCTGGCGCCATTGGTAA
- a CDS encoding mechanosensitive ion channel domain-containing protein, whose product MRSLILIAAVLLSGLGPLALAQGSASSSADLSGDAAPIENAPPSEAPPSTEAQVTFTEGAIDAAANGIDDADIERRLKSIFAALPAFRAVEVRVADGVVRIEGTVPGRDQVVEAEQVASRVAGVVAVENALAADLSVDGRLAPAAERARLLAENTIALLPLLAVATGVIGFFWILGLFLGRQGWLWRRFADNPLIVGLARTVVPIVFILMGIVIALNLLDAVAVLSAVLGAAGVLGLAVGFAVRDTIENFIASVMLSLRQPFRPKDFVDIGGHNGTVVSLTSRATILMTPDGNHLRIPNAEVFKAVITNFSRNPERRITFELGIDAEDNPGAAMEAGLNALRGQAFVLKDPAPMAWIVEVGDSNIVLTFAPWIDQTETDYFKAKSAAITVTKDRLEGDGFTLPEPIYRLKLDTPFAVPPGGMGQSRPTPPPEKRVPSARAPQPVDTSVDDTIARKVDEDRRATKQKDLLSDQAPTEFGDEGAPA is encoded by the coding sequence ATGCGCTCCCTCATCCTGATTGCTGCCGTCCTCCTTTCGGGTCTTGGACCGCTCGCACTTGCCCAGGGCTCGGCATCATCGTCGGCTGATCTTTCCGGTGACGCCGCCCCGATTGAGAATGCCCCGCCATCGGAGGCGCCGCCGTCGACGGAGGCGCAAGTGACCTTCACCGAAGGCGCCATCGATGCCGCCGCAAACGGGATCGACGATGCGGATATCGAGCGGCGCCTTAAAAGTATTTTCGCCGCCCTCCCCGCTTTTCGCGCCGTTGAGGTCCGCGTCGCGGACGGCGTGGTGCGGATCGAGGGCACGGTGCCTGGACGGGATCAGGTGGTGGAGGCCGAGCAGGTCGCCTCCCGCGTGGCGGGAGTGGTCGCGGTGGAGAACGCTCTTGCTGCTGATCTATCGGTCGATGGCCGTCTCGCCCCGGCCGCCGAGCGGGCGCGCCTTTTGGCGGAGAACACGATAGCCCTACTGCCTCTCCTGGCGGTGGCGACCGGCGTGATCGGCTTTTTCTGGATCTTAGGTCTCTTTCTGGGGCGTCAGGGCTGGCTGTGGCGCCGCTTTGCAGACAATCCCTTGATCGTCGGCCTCGCCAGAACCGTGGTCCCGATCGTCTTCATCTTGATGGGGATCGTCATCGCCCTCAATCTCCTCGACGCGGTGGCGGTACTGTCGGCGGTGCTCGGGGCCGCCGGGGTTCTCGGCCTCGCCGTCGGTTTCGCGGTCAGGGATACAATTGAGAACTTCATCGCCAGTGTGATGCTCAGCCTACGCCAGCCGTTTCGCCCGAAAGACTTCGTCGATATTGGCGGTCACAATGGGACGGTGGTCAGCCTGACCTCCCGCGCGACGATTTTGATGACCCCCGACGGTAACCATCTGCGCATTCCCAATGCCGAGGTGTTCAAGGCCGTCATCACGAACTTCTCCCGCAATCCCGAGCGGCGCATCACCTTTGAATTAGGGATCGACGCCGAGGATAATCCGGGGGCAGCGATGGAAGCGGGGTTGAACGCTTTGAGAGGCCAAGCCTTCGTCCTCAAGGACCCCGCCCCGATGGCCTGGATCGTCGAGGTGGGCGACAGCAATATCGTTCTAACCTTCGCCCCTTGGATCGACCAAACGGAAACAGACTATTTCAAGGCCAAATCCGCCGCGATTACCGTGACCAAAGACCGTCTTGAGGGGGACGGCTTCACTCTGCCGGAGCCGATTTACCGGCTCAAACTCGATACGCCCTTCGCCGTCCCGCCAGGAGGGATGGGGCAAAGCCGCCCCACACCGCCCCCCGAAAAGCGCGTGCCATCGGCCCGGGCCCCGCAGCCCGTCGATACCTCGGTGGACGATACCATTGCCCGCAAGGTCGACGAGGATCGCCGCGCCACGAAACAAAAAGACCTTCTCTCGGATCAGGCACCGACGGAATTCGGTGACGAAGGCGCGCCCGCCTAG